The following proteins come from a genomic window of Sorghum bicolor cultivar BTx623 chromosome 3, Sorghum_bicolor_NCBIv3, whole genome shotgun sequence:
- the LOC8056513 gene encoding transcription repressor OFP14: MATRWQRCAQQLSSHPYHSAISSSPSFSLGDHHHDDDDDDGDHAAGNSVALAPHDNLGALASPRVAGDLPPGAVSASDRFFVSPAPTASLVVDDAAAGEVHTLRGAAVLVETYSSDPRAEFLESMADMAAACGAEGMPEPEYREFMEELLSCYLDRNDRGVHRHVLAAFADLTARRWPHKRRRPILGLMKMNPCVSSGRW; the protein is encoded by the coding sequence ATGGCGACGCGATGGCAGCGCTGCGCGCAGCAGCTCTCGTCGCACCCGTACCACTCCGCGATATCGTCCTCGCCGTCCTTCTCTCTCGGCGACCACcaccacgacgacgacgacgacgacggtgatCACGCCGCCGGCAACAGCGTTGCGCTTGCGCCGCACGACAACCTTGGCGCGCTGGCCTCGCCGCGGGTGGCCGGCGATCTGCCCCCGGGCGCGGTCTCGGCGTCCGACCGCTTCTTCGTCTCGCCGGCGCCCACGGCCTCCCTCGTCGTCGACGACGCGGCCGCGGGCGAGGTCCACACCCTGCGGGGGGCGGCGGTGCTGGTAGAGACGTACTCGAGCGACCCCAGGGCGGAGTTCCTGGAGTCCATGGCCGACATGGCGGCGGCGTGCGGCGCCGAGGGGATGCCGGAGCCGGAGTACCGGGAGTTCATGGAGGAGCTCCTGTCCTGCTACCTGGACCGCAACGACCGCGGCGTCCACCGCCACGTCCTCGCCGCCTTCGCCGACCTCACCGCGCGCCGGTGGCCGCACAAGCGGAGGCGGCCCATCCTGGGACTGATGAAGATGAATCCGTGTGTTTCCTCCGGCAGATGGTAA